In Desulfoferula mesophila, the genomic window ACAGAGTGGAAGGACCCGGCTGGTCGGTCACGTCGGCCCCGGCGCAGAACACTTCCGTGCCACCTGTGATGATCAGCACCCTCACCTGATCGTCGCGCTCGCAATCGCGGATCGCCTCAATGAGCTCGTCGCGCATCACCGAGTTGACCGTATTTAGCTTGTCCGCGCGGTTCAGGGTGATAACGGCCACCCCGTTGTCTTTGGCATAAAGGATGGTCTGAAAGTTCATTGCTCGCCTTCCCCCCAGACCTAGAACAGGGCGTATCCGCCGTTTACGCTCAGAGTCTGCCCTGTGACCCAGCCGGCCCGGCCTGAGCACAGGAAACAGATTGCGTCGGCTGCGTCCTGGGGCCGCCCGAATCGCCGGATCAGATAGTTGGACAAGAAGCTTTTTTGTAGGGCCTCAATAGTGATGCCCTTGCGCTCTGCAATCTGCTCCTGATATTTGCGTCCGCCGGGGGTGTCCATGGCCGATAGGGCCACGCAGTTAACTCGGATCAGGTGGCGGCCCAACTCCCGGGCCAGGGACTTGGAAAAGGCGATGACCCCGCCCTTGGCTGCCGAGTACACAGGGTTGTTCACCTCACCCACCCGACCGGCATCCGAGACCACGTAGACTATGGAACCGCCCTGGTTGGCGATCATGTTGTCTAGAACGGCCTTGGTGGAGTACAGGGGGCCCATGAGGTTCAGGTCCAGGGCGAATTGCCAATCCTCCGGCCCCGACTTCTGGAAGGGCTTGCGTTCTCCACGGCCTGGGATGTGCACCAGAATGTCGATTTTGCCGAATTTTTCGATGGTCTGGTTGACCGCCCCGGTCACCTGGGCCTGATCAGTCACGTCCAATTCGAACCAAAGGGCCTTTTGGCCCATGGCTTCCACCTTGGCCGCGGTCTCCTTTACCTTGTCGGCGTTCATGTCAGCCGCCGCGATATTGGCTCCGTCAGCGGCCAGCATCTCGGCCACTAGAACACCGATGCCGTCGCCGCCCCCGGTGAGGAAGACGTTTTTACCTTTAACCAGCAAATCCATCTTGATTCTCCTTTTGATTGAAAAGCGGGCGCGCGGGCGCTAATCATCCACGCTGTGGCCAGGCGTTGTGTCTACCTGAAGGCCGACACACCTAAAATCTCGCGCCCCAGCAATAGCTTTTGTATCTGGGTGGTGCCCTCGGCCATGGTCAGGTGCCGCACGTCGCGGAAATACCGTTCCACTGGGAACTCCGAGGTGTAGCCGTAGCCTCCGTGCACTTGGATGGCCGTATTGCACACCTCGACCATGGCCTCGGTGGAATAGAGCTTTGCAAAGGATGCCTCCCGTCGGCAATCAACCCCACTGTCCAGCATCAAGGCGGCCCGCATGCCCAATAAGCGGGCGGTGTCCACCTTGAGGGCCATCTCCACGATCATTTCCTGCACTAGCTGGAAGCCGGCTATTGCCTTGCCGAACTGGACCCGCTCTTGGGCGTAGCGTATGG contains:
- a CDS encoding SDR family NAD(P)-dependent oxidoreductase — its product is MDLLVKGKNVFLTGGGDGIGVLVAEMLAADGANIAAADMNADKVKETAAKVEAMGQKALWFELDVTDQAQVTGAVNQTIEKFGKIDILVHIPGRGERKPFQKSGPEDWQFALDLNLMGPLYSTKAVLDNMIANQGGSIVYVVSDAGRVGEVNNPVYSAAKGGVIAFSKSLARELGRHLIRVNCVALSAMDTPGGRKYQEQIAERKGITIEALQKSFLSNYLIRRFGRPQDAADAICFLCSGRAGWVTGQTLSVNGGYALF